A single region of the Bacillus cereus genome encodes:
- a CDS encoding FecCD family ABC transporter permease — protein sequence MMQSILRKQRIIILALLILTITTIVVGMGLGSASLSYDRLLPTLMGQGTFKEEFVLYSLRLPRIVITLLAGMALALSGAILQGITRNDLAEPGILGINAGAGVAVSIFFLYFPIDVGSFLYLLPVVGFIGAFLTAVLIYVFSYSKSTGLQPIRLTLTGIGFSFALSGAMIVLISSADRMKVDFIAKWIAGNIWGDDWIFVYAMLPWLIVLIPFVFYKANRLNILALNEPVAIGVGIEIEKERRYLLIAAVALAAAAVSVTGGISFIGLMAPHIAKSLVGPRHQIFMPIAVLIGGWLLLLADTIGRNIVEPSGIPAGIVVALIGAPYFMYLLLKKA from the coding sequence ATGATGCAATCTATTCTAAGAAAACAACGTATTATCATACTCGCTTTACTTATACTGACCATTACAACCATTGTAGTTGGAATGGGGCTCGGTTCAGCATCTTTATCTTATGATCGATTACTCCCAACACTAATGGGACAAGGTACATTTAAAGAGGAGTTTGTTTTATATTCTTTACGACTACCTAGAATTGTCATTACATTATTAGCTGGTATGGCGCTCGCTTTATCTGGTGCTATCCTGCAAGGTATTACACGTAACGATTTAGCTGAACCTGGTATTCTTGGAATCAACGCTGGAGCTGGTGTTGCAGTTTCCATCTTCTTTTTATATTTTCCAATTGACGTTGGTTCGTTTCTTTACTTACTACCAGTCGTTGGGTTTATCGGTGCTTTCCTTACCGCTGTTCTAATTTACGTATTTTCATATAGCAAATCCACAGGACTTCAGCCAATACGATTAACATTAACCGGTATCGGATTTTCATTTGCACTATCTGGAGCAATGATTGTTCTTATTTCATCAGCAGATCGTATGAAAGTCGACTTTATTGCAAAATGGATAGCCGGAAACATTTGGGGAGATGATTGGATCTTCGTTTACGCAATGCTTCCATGGTTAATCGTATTAATCCCATTTGTTTTCTATAAAGCAAATCGATTAAACATTCTAGCATTAAACGAACCTGTCGCAATTGGTGTCGGCATTGAAATTGAAAAAGAACGAAGATACTTATTAATTGCAGCCGTTGCGCTTGCAGCTGCAGCAGTTTCCGTAACAGGAGGAATTAGCTTTATTGGACTAATGGCTCCTCACATCGCAAAATCTTTAGTCGGACCAAGACATCAAATATTCATGCCAATCGCCGTTTTAATAGGCGGATGGCTATTACTACTAGCAGACACAATTGGACGAAACATCGTCGAACCTAGCGGTATTCCAGCAGGCATTGTCGTCGCCTTAATTGGTGCACCTTACTTTATGTATTTGTTGCTTAAGAAAGCGTAA
- a CDS encoding FecCD family ABC transporter permease encodes MKRKDVKQMTKDHNNPRSMAFTYKLILSIIAFFLIFMVAMVLGAADTSIKDVWLALTSSAKGDKISIIREIRLPREVAAIFVGAGLAVSGAIMQGLTRNPLADPGLLGLTGGANAALALTLAFNPSISYLYLTLACFIGAAVGAIMVFGIGMVKKGGLSPLRIVLAGAAVSAFLLAISEGVGIYFKISQDVSLWTAGGVIGTTWSQLKIIIPVISISIFLAILLARKLTVLSFSEEVAVGLGQKIIVIKTILFIIIILLAGASVALVGNMAFIGLMIPHMVRPIVGPDYRFVIPMSAIAGASFMLLADTIGRTINAPYETPVAAIVAIVGLPVFLFIVRKGGRTFS; translated from the coding sequence ATGAAAAGAAAAGATGTGAAACAAATGACGAAAGATCACAACAATCCACGTTCCATGGCTTTTACATACAAACTAATTTTGAGCATAATTGCATTCTTTCTTATTTTTATGGTTGCAATGGTATTAGGTGCTGCAGATACTTCTATAAAAGACGTATGGTTAGCACTCACTTCCTCCGCTAAAGGAGACAAAATATCTATTATTCGCGAAATACGTTTGCCACGTGAAGTTGCTGCCATATTTGTCGGAGCTGGACTTGCCGTTTCTGGGGCAATTATGCAAGGATTAACTCGAAATCCACTTGCTGATCCTGGATTACTAGGCTTAACTGGTGGCGCAAATGCTGCACTTGCACTAACACTTGCTTTCAACCCTTCCATAAGCTATCTGTACTTAACATTAGCTTGTTTTATCGGGGCTGCGGTAGGAGCAATTATGGTATTTGGAATTGGCATGGTGAAAAAAGGTGGACTTTCCCCTCTTCGAATTGTATTAGCAGGTGCTGCAGTTTCAGCGTTTCTACTTGCAATCTCAGAAGGTGTTGGCATTTACTTTAAAATTTCACAAGATGTATCACTTTGGACGGCTGGAGGCGTAATTGGAACTACTTGGAGCCAATTAAAAATTATTATTCCGGTTATTTCAATAAGTATATTTCTCGCTATCTTACTTGCAAGGAAATTGACAGTCCTTAGTTTCAGTGAAGAAGTTGCTGTTGGACTCGGTCAAAAAATTATTGTTATTAAAACAATTTTGTTTATCATTATTATCTTGCTTGCAGGTGCTTCCGTAGCGCTTGTCGGAAACATGGCATTTATCGGCTTAATGATACCTCATATGGTTCGTCCAATCGTTGGACCAGACTATCGTTTTGTCATACCGATGTCAGCAATCGCTGGTGCGTCCTTTATGCTACTCGCAGATACAATTGGGCGTACAATTAACGCTCCGTACGAAACGCCAGTTGCTGCAATTGTCGCTATTGTAGGATTACCGGTCTTCCTATTTATCGTTCGTAAAGGAGGAAGAACTTTCTCATGA